Proteins encoded in a region of the Quercus lobata isolate SW786 chromosome 8, ValleyOak3.0 Primary Assembly, whole genome shotgun sequence genome:
- the LOC115955648 gene encoding phytosulfokine receptor 2, with the protein MVVLELVAMTFLKWVFLACFLCSCLGLKTPASSCNPNDLLALKDFAGNLTNGSIVTSWTSASICCRWDGVVCENVKNSSSVTSRVTKLLLSRKGLKGIISHSLGRLDHLKFLDLSSNHLNGELPAELSNLKQLEVLDLSYNMLSGPVSKALSGLESIQTLNISSNLFNESLRELGGLPNIVVFNISNNSFTGGFDSHICSSSSGIQILDVSVNHLMGGLEGLDNCISLQQLHVDSNSLTGPLPDSLYSMSALEQLSVSGNNFSGQLSMELSKLSSLKTLVIFGNHFSGELPNVFGNLTKLELLVAHTNSFSGILPSTLAICSKLRVLDLRNNSITGHIDLNFTGLPNLCQLDLASNRFYGPLLPNSLSNCRELKILSLAKNELTGQIPEDFSKLTSLLSLSLSNNSFVNLTGALSVLQQCQNLTTLVLAKNFHGEEIPQNMSGFKSLMVFAIGSCALKGQIPGWLLSCRQLRVLDLSWNHLDGSIPNWIGQMESLFYLDFSNNSLTGEIPKSLTEIKSLIFLNGSSSNLTASAGIPLYVKRNQSANGLQYNQASSFPPAIYLSNNRISGIISPEIGRLKELHVLDLSRNNITGAIPSSISEMSNLELLDLSYNNLSGSIPLSFSKLTFLSKFSVAYNHLYGAIPTGGQFSSFPSSSFEGNLGLCGQVDSPCDLGGHTGLRPVISSGSNGKFGRNSIFGITISIGVGVAVLLAIALLKMSRQNVGDPVDNFDEELSRPHRLSEALGSSKLVLFQNSDCKDLTVTELLKSTNNFNQANIIGCGGFGLVYKANFPNGTKAAIKRLSGDCGQMEREFQAEVEALSRAQHKNLVALQGYCRYGNDRLLIYSYMENGSLDYWLHENVDGVSLLKWDARLKIAQGAARGLAYLHKGCEPNIVHRDIKSSNILLDEIFEAHLADFGLSRLLQPYDTHVTTDLVGTLGYIPPEYSQTLTATIRGDVYSFGVVLLELLTGKRPVEVCKGKNCRDLVSWVFQMKSEKREEEIIDSAIWDKDHEKQLLEVLGIACKCLDRDPRQRPSIEQVVLWLNGVGYKEAQQ; encoded by the coding sequence ATGGTGGTGCTGGAGCTTGTTGCAATGACTTTCCTCAAATGGGTATTCTTGGCTTGCTTTCTTTGTTCATGTTTGGGTCTGAAAACCCCAGCCTCATCCTGTAATCCAAATGATCTGTTGGCGCTCAAGGACTTTGCAGGAAACCTCACAAATGGGTCCATTGTCACATCCTGGACCAGTGCATCTATTTGCTGCAGATGGGATGGTGTTGTCTGTGAGAATGTGAAGAATAGTAGCTCAGTTACTAGTAGAGTGACCAAGTTGCTTCTCTCCAGAAAGGGTCTCAAAGGGATAATTTCACACTCTTTGGGTCGACTGGACCATCTGAAATTTCTCGATCTTTCAAGCAATCATCTCAATGGTGAATTGCCTGCAGAGCTCTCAAACTTGAAGCAGCTGGAAGTTCTTGATTTGAGCTATAACATGCTATCAGGACCAGTTTCAAAGGCACTTTCCGGTCTTGAATCCATTCAAACACTGAATATCTCTAGCAACTTATTCAATGAGAGTTTGCGCGAGCTCGGGGGATTGCCAAATATTGTTGTGTTCAACATTAGCAACAATTCATTCACTGGTGGGTTTGATTCTCACATTTGCAGTTCCTCAAGTGGGATTCAGATTCTTGATGTGTCTGTGAACCATTTGATGGGCGGTCTTGAAGGCTTGGATAATTGCATCTCTCTCCAACAATTACATGTGGATTCCAATTCACTTACAGGGCCTCTTCCTGATTCTTTGTATTCTATGTCAGCTTTGGAGCAACTCTCAGTATCTGGAAACAATTTCTCTGGCCAGTTAAGCATGGAATTGAGTAAGCTCTCTAGCCTTAAAACCTTAGTCATTTTTGGAAACCATTTTTCAGGTGAACTGCCTAATGTGTTTGGGAACCTCACAAAACTAGAACTATTAGTTGCACACACAAATTCATTTTCTGGGATATTGCCATCGACCCTTGCAATTTGCTCAAAGCTTCGAGTGCTTGATCTTCGTAACAATTCGATAACGGGCCATATTGATCTTAATTTCACTGGGTTGCCCAACCTCTGCCAACTTGATCTTGCCAGTAATCGGTTTTATGGGCCTCTTCTTCCAAATTCTCTATCTAATTGCcgtgaattgaaaattttgagccTTGCTAAGAATGAATTGACTGGCCAAATCCCTGAAGATTTTTCAAAGCTTACATCATTGTTGTCCCTTTCATTGTCAAACAACAGCTTTGTGAACCTAACTGGGGCACTATCTGTGCTTCAGCAATGCCAAAATCTCACCACTCTTGTTCTTGCAAAGAATTTTCATGGCGAGGAAATTCCTCAAAATATGAGTGGGTTCAAGAGTTTGATGGTTTTCGCTATTGGGAGTTGTGCTTTGAAAGGCCAAATCCCAGGTTGGCTATTGAGTTGTAGGCAGTTGCGAGTCCTGGATTTGTCTTGGAATCACTTGGATGGCAGTATCCCCAACTGGATTGGTCAGATGGAAAGTTTGTTTTACTTGGACTTCTCAAATAACTCTCTCACAGGTGAAATCCCGAAGAGTTTGACAGAGATAAAGAGcctcatttttttaaatggaagtTCATCAAATCTTACTGCTTCAGCTGGGATTCCACTATACGTTAAGCGAAACCAGAGTGCTAATGGTCTGCAATACAACCAGGCCTCAAGTTTTCCACCTGCAATATACCTGAGCAATAACAGAATAAGTGGAATAATATCGCCCGAAATTGGGCGATTAAAAGAGCTGCATGTGTTAGATTTGAGCAGGAACAACATAACTGGAGCCATCCCTAGCTCCATTTCAGAGATGAGCAACTTGGAATTGTTGGATTTATCGTATAATAATCTTTCTGGATCCATCCCCCTGTCATTTAGCAAGCTAACATTCCTGTCAAAGTTTAGCGTGGCATATAATCACTTGTATGGAGCAATTCCAACTGGGGGACAGTTCTCAAGCTTTCCAAGCTCGAGCTTTGAGGGCAACCTGGGACTCTGTGGGCAGGTAGATTCGCCATGTGATCTCGGTGGCCATACAGGGCTAAGACCCGTTATTTCATCTGGCTCAAATGGTAAATTTGGTCGAAACAGCATCTTCGGCATAACAATCAGCATAGGTGTTGGAGTTGCCGTGCTACTTGCAATTGCACTGCTTAAAATGTCCAGGCAGAATGTGGGAGATCCAGTTGATAACTTTGATGAGGAACTCAGCAGGCCACACAGGTTATCTGAAGCCCTTGGATCTTCGAAGCTGGTGCTCTTTCAGAATTCAGACTGTAAAGATCTCACAGTCACAGAGTTGTTAAAATCTACAAACAATTTCAACCAAGCGAACATAATTGGTTGCGGTGGATTTGGTCTGGTTTACAAAGCCAACTTTCCTAATGGGACAAAAGCTGCAATCAAGAGACTTTCTGGGGATTGTGGTCAGATGGAACGTGAATTCCAGGCTGAAGTGGAAGCCCTCTCAAGAGCTCAGCATAAGAACCTTGTTGCTCTTCAAGGTTATTGTCGATATGGTAATGACAGGTTGTTAATTTACTCCTACATGGAGAATGGAAGCTTGGATTATTGGCTTCATGAGAATGTTGATGGGGTTTCACTCTTAAAATGGGACGCAAGACTCAAGATAGCACAAGGCGCAGCTCGTGGGTTGGCTTACTTGCACAAGGGTTGTGAGCCAAACATAGTCCACCGAGACATAAAATCCAGCAACATTCTTTTGGATGAAATTTTTGAAGCTCATTTGGCTGATTTTGGTCTCTCCAGGCTATTGCAACCGTACGATACTCATGTCACAACAGATTTGGTTGGTACCTTGGGCTATATTCCTCCTGAATATAGTCAGACTTTAACGGCAACTATCAGGGGTGATGTCTATAGTTTCGGGGTTGTTCTTCTTGAGCTTCTTACTGGTAAAAGGCCCGTGGAAGTTTGCAAAGGCAAAAACTGCAGGgatttggtttcttgggtgtTTCAGATGAAATCTGAGAAGAGGGAGGAAGAAATTATAGATTCAGCAATATGGGATAAGGATCATGAGAAGCAGCTCTTAGAAGTGCTTGGTATTGCCTGTAAATGTTTAGATCGAGATCCACGACAAAGGCCCTCTATTGAGCAAGTTGTTTTGTGGCTCAACGGTGTTGGATATAAAGAAGCACAACAATGA